The DNA region TCACCGATGTCTTGCCCGCATCCCCCGCCGCCGCAGCCGGCCTTCAACCCGGCGACACCGTGACGAGCTTCAACGGTATTCCCGTTTACAGCATCGGCCACATTCACGAACTCGTGCAGGCCAACCGCGACCAACCCATCACGCTCGGCGTGAAACGCGGCGCCACCACCACCACGATCCAAGTCACCCCGCGCCTCGAAACCATCAAAGCCGGCGAAGGTGAAAACGCCCAGGAACAATCCCTCTGGCGCATGGGCATCCGCTGGGCCGATCAACGCGTCCTCATCAAAGACGCCCCCTTCCGCATGATCGGCGAACACTTCGTCCAGATGTGGCGCACCGTCGGAGCCCTCACCAACCGCCACTCCGATGTCGGCATCTCGAAAATGAACGGCCCCGTCGGCATCGGCCGCGGTTTCCACCAAATGGCCCAGATCGATTGGCGCCTCCTGCTCTGGTTCACGATCCTCGTGAACGTGAACCTCGCCCTCATGAACCTCCTGCCGATCCCCGTCCTCGACGGCGGCCACATCCTCTTCGCCACCATCGCCCGCCTCCGCGGCCGCGCGCTCCCGGCCGAGTTCATGGCCAAGATGACCACCGCATTCTTCCTCGTTCTGATCAGCATGATTCTCTACGTGACGACCTTCGACGTCCGCCGCTGGATCAGCGACTCCCGCGACCCAGAACCTCCTGCAAAACCGGCACCCACCGCCCCAGCCGAGCCCGCACCCGCAAAACCATAATCGCCGCCTCACGCCAGCCTCCGCCACTGGTCATTGGTCACTGTTCATTGGTCACTGTTCATTGGTCATTCTCCTTCCGCATCGACCGTCCCTCCCGGCCCTCAAATGTCCTACTGCACCTCCCGCTTCCACACCATCCGCCGCGCCGCGCATGAAGTCATGATCGGCGGCGTCGGCGTCGGCGGCACGCATCCCGTACGCGTGCAATCGATGACCACGAGCGACACGCAAGACATCGCCGCCACCGTTAAACAGTCGATCGCCCTCGCCGAAGTCGGTTGCGAAATCATCCGCATCACCGCGCCCAACGTTCTCGCCGCGCAGTGCCTTAAACCCATCCGCGAACAATTTACCGCCGCCGGTTTCGGCCACATCCCGCTCGTCGCCGACATCCACTTTCTCCCCAACGCCGCGATGGAAGCCGTCGAGCACGTGGAAAAAGTCCGCGTGAATCCCGGCAATTACGCCGACAAAAAGAAATTCGCCGTCCGTGAGTACTCGGATTCCGACTACGACGTCGAACTCCAGCGCCTCCACGACTCGTTCACACCGCTCGTTAAACGCGCCAAAACCCTCGGCCGCGCCCTCCGCATCGGCACCAACCACGGCTCGCTCAGCGACCGCATCATGAACCGCTACGGCGACACCCCGCTCGGCATGGTGGAGAGCGCCCTCGAATTTCTCCGCATCGCCGAGTCGCACTCGTACAAGCAGATCGTGCTTTCGATGAAATCCTCAAATCCGAAAGTGATGATCGAGGCCTACCGCCTGCTCGTGCAACGCATGGCGCAGGAAAACATGCATTACCCGCTGCACCTCGGCGTCACCGAAGCCGGCGACGGCGAAGACGGCCGCATCAAGAGCGCCATCGGCATCGGCAGCCTCCTCCTCGACGGCCTGGGCGATACCATCCGCGTATCCCTCACCGAAGACAGCGTCTACGAAATTCCCGTCGCCCAAGCCCTCGCCACCAAAGCGATGAGCCTCTGGCAACCCACATCGCCTGCCATCCCTGCGCCGACCTCCGATACCCAGCGCGACTCAATCGATCCCTTCCACTTCACCCGCCGCACCACCGCTTCACTCGCCCTTAGCCCAAACTGCCTCGTCGGCCTCGAACAACCACCCCGCGTCATCGTCCGCTCTCCGTCAGTGGCCGCCCTCGGCGAAACTATCGCGCAGCTCTCCTCGCCCCGCCTCATCGACACGCCCGCCGAGGGCATTCTGGTCGAGATCGCATCCCCCACCGAACTCGCTGCAGCTGCTCCTGCGATCAACGCCAGCTCCGCGACCCCCGCGTTCTTCGTCCTCGCGCTTGCGCCCGACATCGCTCCCGCCGATCTCGAAAAACACCTGCCCGCATCGCCCGCGCGAGGTCTCGTCCTCCTCCGCAAATTCTCCGCCGCCGATTCCGTCGCGCTCAAAACCTGGGCCGACTTCGCCCGCGCCCGCTCCGCCTTCCTCGCCTGCGAAATCGATCCCGCCGACATCACAGCTCTCGGCGACACGCTCCAGCCCCTCGGTGACGACCGCCTCCTCTTCACTCTCAGCTCAATCCCTGCCACTGCCGAAACCTCCGCCTCCGGTCACGCCGTGGGCTCCTACCGCCAGCTCGCCGAAGCCCTCCGCCGTCTCGGCTCGCGATCCCCGATCTGGATACG from Nibricoccus aquaticus includes:
- the rseP gene encoding RIP metalloprotease RseP; the protein is MDFQSLFSNAWSLVLVVIFFGGSIFVHELGHFLAARRRGLKVERFSIGFGPPIYSWTGKDGVEYRLSWIPLGGYVALPQLADLRQLEGTSEVSEAEKASIPYSAKVEVLVAGAVFNILFALILACIIWVTGYPVTKSDLSTRVGYVATTVNLDGKDVPSPAAVAGLKAGDLILQIDDHRTERWRDVPQSVVLGSGRDAAGNPEATLIVQRDGQELTLVTHPLLIGDVDKMRTLGIAPADDLSITDVLPASPAAAAGLQPGDTVTSFNGIPVYSIGHIHELVQANRDQPITLGVKRGATTTTIQVTPRLETIKAGEGENAQEQSLWRMGIRWADQRVLIKDAPFRMIGEHFVQMWRTVGALTNRHSDVGISKMNGPVGIGRGFHQMAQIDWRLLLWFTILVNVNLALMNLLPIPVLDGGHILFATIARLRGRALPAEFMAKMTTAFFLVLISMILYVTTFDVRRWISDSRDPEPPAKPAPTAPAEPAPAKP
- the ispG gene encoding (E)-4-hydroxy-3-methylbut-2-enyl-diphosphate synthase translates to MSYCTSRFHTIRRAAHEVMIGGVGVGGTHPVRVQSMTTSDTQDIAATVKQSIALAEVGCEIIRITAPNVLAAQCLKPIREQFTAAGFGHIPLVADIHFLPNAAMEAVEHVEKVRVNPGNYADKKKFAVREYSDSDYDVELQRLHDSFTPLVKRAKTLGRALRIGTNHGSLSDRIMNRYGDTPLGMVESALEFLRIAESHSYKQIVLSMKSSNPKVMIEAYRLLVQRMAQENMHYPLHLGVTEAGDGEDGRIKSAIGIGSLLLDGLGDTIRVSLTEDSVYEIPVAQALATKAMSLWQPTSPAIPAPTSDTQRDSIDPFHFTRRTTASLALSPNCLVGLEQPPRVIVRSPSVAALGETIAQLSSPRLIDTPAEGILVEIASPTELAAAAPAINASSATPAFFVLALAPDIAPADLEKHLPASPARGLVLLRKFSAADSVALKTWADFARARSAFLACEIDPADITALGDTLQPLGDDRLLFTLSSIPATAETSASGHAVGSYRQLAEALRRLGSRSPIWIRNTTATAICGDNTFLSRLLESAILTGSLLCDGLGDLVSIETEPDATRATKLAYNVLQGAGARISKTEFVSCPSCGRTLFDLQTTTQRIRSLTGHLKGVKLAIMGCIVNGPGEMADADFGYVGGAPGKINLYVGKTCVKYNIPQAEADQRLIDLIKEHGKWADPSPAHSA